Within Claveliimonas bilis, the genomic segment GGAGCATAAGGAATCTGGTGCTAAGGCGACCGCTGAAGAATTTCTTTCCGGCCTGCATAAAGGGGACCGGCTGCATCCTATTATAACCATTGTGCTCTATTATGCAAATGTCAACCACTTTTTTACATTGTTAGGTAAGATGTTTTTTACACCGTATGGTAAGGAGTTTTTTACATCCCTTAGTAAGCAGATTTTTACATCGTAAGGTAAGCACTTTTTTACTTTACCCGGTAAGCAGTTTTTTACATCCCTGTTTCTCCCTGTGGGTAAAGGTCAGGGTGCTTCAGCCGGTACGATTCCCCGCGGAAAGAGTAACACTTGGCATGGTGCAGGATCCGATCCAGCATTGCAGTGGTAAGTACCGGATCCCCCATCATCTCAGCCCAGTCAACGATCTCTTTGTTGGTGGTAAAGATGATAGAACTGGTTTCATAGGTATCACTGATAAATGTGAAAAATCTGTTTGCCTGTCCGCGGCTGATCGGTGTGTAGCCGATCTCATCAATTATGACAAGCTGTGCTTTCTTGATATTTTTGAGCCGGAATCCGGCTGCACGCTCTGTCTCTGCGGTATCAAGGATCTTGATCAGACTGGTCATCTTCTCAAAACATACAGTATAGCCGCTGTTGACAGCCTGCAGACCAAGGCCACAGGCAACCATGGTCTTGCCGAGGCCCGGAGGCCCCGCAAAGACAAGGTTTCCGCAGTTGTCCAGCCAGGACAGTTCTTTCAAAACGGAGAGCTGTGCGTGGGTGATACCTGACTCCAGCTCTTCCGGATCAAACTCTTCCAGCGGCCGGATATTTGGTGGAAAATGCGCCGCGGAATAGTTACGCTTCCGACGCCGTTCATTCCGCCCTTTGACTTCGGTCTCAAGAACGGCCAGAAGAAATTCCCTGCAGGAGGAGTCCTGCAGATCCGCAGTTTCCAGAAGATCCGGAAGCATGCGCGCCGCGTGCTTTAAGGTAAATGTTTCGAGCAACGCTGTGAGCCGCTGTACAGGGATATGGCCGGTATCCATACTTTTTAAGATTTCACGGTTCATCGAGCA encodes:
- the istB gene encoding IS21-like element helper ATPase IstB, which encodes MNREILKSMDTGHIPVQRLTALLETFTLKHAARMLPDLLETADLQDSSCREFLLAVLETEVKGRNERRRKRNYSAAHFPPNIRPLEEFDPEELESGITHAQLSVLKELSWLDNCGNLVFAGPPGLGKTMVACGLGLQAVNSGYTVCFEKMTSLIKILDTAETERAAGFRLKNIKKAQLVIIDEIGYTPISRGQANRFFTFISDTYETSSIIFTTNKEIVDWAEMMGDPVLTTAMLDRILHHAKCYSFRGESYRLKHPDLYPQGETGM